GCCCGTCTGGACCGACCAGACCCGAGAAGCGGTAGGCCAGATCGCCGGTGCCCGAGGCCAGATCCAGCACCCGCTGGCCCCGGCGCACGCCCGAGAGTTCGATGGCGTGGCGCTTCCAGAGTCGGTGGATGCCGAGCGACATCAGATCGTTCATCACATCGTAGCGCGTGGCGACCGAGTCGAAGACCTCGCGCACGCGCTTGGCCTTCTCCTGGACCGGCACCTGCTTATAGCCGAAATGGGTGGTGTTCTGATCGGACATGCTGTATCCCGGTGACGAATTGGGGTTCATGGGCGCGGACACGCACCCACGGCGATGGGCGCCTATCTTAAACCGTCGCGGCGCGCCGTGGGTGATTGGCACGCTCGTGGATCGATCAGGACTGGAGCACCTTGCGCATGTGGCCGGCCTGCTTGAGCTCGTCGAGATAGGCGTTCCAGCGTTGCTCGTACTCGGCGCCGAGACGGTAGAGATAGTCCCAGGAATAGAGGCCGGTGTTGTGCTCGTCGTCGAAGTGCAGACAGACGGCATAGTTGCCGACCGGTTCGATGCGGTCGATGCCGACGTCCTCCTTGCCGACCTGGAGCACGCGCTCGTCCGGGCTATGACCCTGGACTTCCGCCGAGGGCGAATAGACGCGCAGATATTCGCACGGCAGCTTGAAGCGGGTGCCGTCCTCGTAGGCGATTTCGAGCACGCGGGATTGACGGTGCAGATTCAACTCGATGGGTACTGGCATGATGTCTCGAATCCGTGGTCGGTGGTCTGAAACTACAGGATGTAACGCGACAGATCCTCGTCGGCGGCGAGATCGGCCATGTTCTGGTCGACATAGGCGGCGTTGATGGTCACGGTCACGCGGTCGAGTTCGGTGGCGTTGTAGGAGACATCCTCCAGCAGCCGCTCCAGGACCGTGTGCAGACGCCGCGCGCCGATGTTCTCGGTCTTCTCGTTGACCTGCCAGGCGATCTCGGCGATACGGCGGATGCCGTCTTCGGTGAACTCCAGATTCACGCCCTCGGTGGCCAGCAGGGCTTTGTACTGGTCGGTGAGCGAGGCGTCCGGCTCGGTGAGGATGCGCACGAAGTCGTCCGTGCTCAGGGCTTTCAGCTCGACCCGGATCGGCAGTCGACCCTGGAGTTCGGGGATCAGGTCCGAGGGCTTGGACAGATGGAAGGCGCCCGAGGCGATGAACAGGATATGGTCGGTGCGCACGGCGCCATGCTTGGTCGAGACGGTACTGCCCTCGACCAGCGGCAGCAGGTCGCGCTGCACGCCTTCGCGCGAGACATCGACGCCGCTGGTGCCTTCGCGCTTGGCCACCTTGTCGATCTCGTCGATGAAGACGATGCCGTTCTGCTCGACGTTCTCTAGTGCGCGCAGCTTCATCTCTTCGTCGTTGACGCGCTTGGCCGCTTCCTCGTCCTTGAGCAGCTTGCGCGCGTCGCGGATGCGCAGCTTGCGCCGTTTCGTCCGGCTCTGACCGAGATTCTGGAACAACCCCTGGAGCTGGTTCGACATCTCTTCCATGCCGGGCGGGGCCATGATCTCGACCCCGAGTGGTGCGGCCGAGACCTGGATCTCGATCTCGCGGTCGTCCATGTCGCCGGAGCGCAGTTTGGTGCGCAGTTTTTCGCGCGTGGCCGAGCTGACCGTCGAGCGGCTGTCTTCCTCGAAGTCGGACGGCGGCGGCAGCAGCACGTCGAGAATGCGCTCCTCGGCGGCCGCCTCGGCCAGATCGGCGAGCTTGGCCATCTCCTGCTCACGCGCCATCTTCACGCCGATGTCGGCCAGATCGCGGATGATCGAATCGACCTCGCGTCCGACATAGCCGACTTCGGTGAACTTGGTCGCCTCGACCTTGATGAAGGGCGCGTTGGCGAGCTTGGCCAGCCGGCGGGCGATCTCGGTCTTGCCCACACCGGTCGGGCCGATCATGAGGATGTTCTTGGGCGTGATCTCGGAGCGCATCGGCTCTTCGATCTGGGCGCGGCGCCAGCGGTTGCGCAGCGCGATGGCCACGGCGCGCTTGGCGTCGCTCTGGCCGACGATGTGTTTGTCGAGTTCGGCGACGATGCGTTGGGGGGTGATTTCAGACATGGAAGCTGCTGGTCGATTGGGCCGGCCGGGGATTGTCGGTTGTCGTCAGTGTGAACACACGGATTTGGGCGACGGCTGGAGCGGATCCGGTCAATCCGTCTTGGCGTCCAACTCCTCGATGACGAGATTGTGGTTGGTGTAGACGCAGATGTCGGCGGCGATGTGGAGACTCTTTTCGACGATCTCGCGCGCCGGGAGTTCAGTGTTGGCGACCAGGGCGCGCGCGGCCGAGAGCGCGAAGGAGCCGCCCGAACCGATGGCCATGATGTCCTGCTCGGGTTCGATGACGTCACCCGTGCCGGAGAGGATGAGCGAGGTGGTGGAGTCGGCGATGCACAGCAGGGCTTCGAGCCGGCGTAACATGCGATCGGTGCGCCAGTCCTTGGCCATCTCGACCGCCGCGCGGGTCAGATGGCCCTGATGCTTTTCGAGCTTGCCCTCGAAGCGCTCGAACAGGGTGAAGGCGTCGGCGGTGGCTCCGGCGAAGCCGGCCAGCACCCGCCCCTTGTAGAGCCGGCGCACCTTGCGCGCATTGCCCTTCATGACGGTCGGGCCGAGCGAGACCTGACCGTCGCCGCCGATCACGACCGTGTCGCCGCGTCGTACCGAGAGGATTGTCGTACCGCGAAGATTTTCCATTGAACTTGACTGCCGAACGCTGGACTGCGGACATCTTAATCGAAAAGCGCCGCGACCCCGAAACGCCATCGTTGGCGAACAGCGCTACGAAGCGCGCCGATAGTCGGCTCGCGAGCCGGTCAGATCCCAGGCGAAGGTGCAGTCCAGATGCGACAGCACCGAGATCAGCCCGCTCTCGCCGTCTTCGATCATGACCGCCACCGGGGCACGGCGTCCGAACTGCTTGTTGGCGCGCCGCACCCAGAGCTTGCGCATCTCGGGATTGCGCGGGAAATAGGTGTGGAGCGCCTGCTCGATGCGGTTCAGATAGGCCACGCGCCGGTTGACCGCCGGGTCGTCGGGAAAGACGTCCTGATCGTGGAAGCGCCCGATGTGGCGCGCCTTGATCGTCTCCGGCAGTTGCAGGAGACCGGCGATGTCGCGTGCGGCCAGTCCCCAGTCCTCCAGGAGCTGCATGGTGCGACGGGTCAGCCGCAGGCGTTCGTCGAGTGTGAGTTCGGTCATGGGCAGCCTCTCGATCCGGATTGTTGCGGTCGTGGACGCGATTCAAGCGTTGAAATGGCGTCGATATGACCGGGTTCCAAGCTCAGGATCGCGTGATGCGCATGATGCGGTCGACCGGCGGGATGAGCCGCACCCGGCGCATGATGCGCGCGAGATGATGGCGGCTCTTGACCAGGATGCGGAATTCGAGATCCGTCATCACACCATCCTTCTCGATGGTCTGGACGTTCTCGATGTTGGAGCCGAGTTCGGCGATCGCCCCGGCGATCACGGCCAGCACGCCGCGCCGATTGCTGACCTCGACCCGGATCTCGGTGGCGAACTCGCCCTCGGGTTCCCTGGACCACTCGACATCGAGCCGCTTGTCGCGCTTGCCTTCCAGCCCGCCGAGATTACGGCACTCGGCGCGATGGACCACGATGCCGCGCCCCGGACTGAAGACGGCCGTGATGGCATCGCCCGGAATCGGGCGGCAGCAGCCCGCGAAGTTGACCACCATGCCCTCGGTGCCCCGGATGGCGAGCCGGTGCGGATGCACGTCCCGATCGCCCCGTTCAGCGGCAGGCGCGTCGGACTCCTCGCCCTCGATACCCGCCAGACGCCGCGCGATCAGCGGCGCCAGCCGGTTGCCCAGACCGATCTCGCCGAACAGATCCTCCAGGCTCCCCAGACCCGTTTCCTCCAGATAGGCCGCCAGACGCAGGGGCTCGAGCGTCTCGACCTCAGCGCCCAGCGGGGTCAGTTCGGCGTTCAGCAGCCGTCGACCAAGCGCCTGGGCCTCGCGCTGCTTGATGTTCTTGAGGTGTCCGCGGATGTTGACGCGCGCCTTGGCCGTGACTACGAAGTTCAGCCAGCCCGGATTGGGCCGCGCGCCGGGCGCGGTGATGATCTCGACCGTCTGACCATTGCGCAGCGGCGTGCTCAGCGGCGCCATGCGCCGGTCGATGCGCGCGGCCACGCAGGTGTTGCCCACGTCAGAGTGGATGGCATAGGCGAAGTCGACCACGGTCGCGCCGCGCTTGAGCGAGTGAATGCGCCCCTTGGGCGTGAAGACATAGACCTCGCCGGGAAACAGATCGACCTTGACGTGCTCCAGGAACTCGACCGAATTGCCCGCGTCGCGCTGCATCTCCAGCAGGTTCTGCAACCAGTCGGCGGCGAGCGCGGCCGGATTGGCGGTGGAGGACTGGACGCCGTTCTTGTACATCCAG
The sequence above is drawn from the Allochromatium vinosum DSM 180 genome and encodes:
- a CDS encoding gamma-butyrobetaine hydroxylase-like domain-containing protein; this encodes MPVPIELNLHRQSRVLEIAYEDGTRFKLPCEYLRVYSPSAEVQGHSPDERVLQVGKEDVGIDRIEPVGNYAVCLHFDDEHNTGLYSWDYLYRLGAEYEQRWNAYLDELKQAGHMRKVLQS
- the hslU gene encoding ATP-dependent protease ATPase subunit HslU, producing the protein MSEITPQRIVAELDKHIVGQSDAKRAVAIALRNRWRRAQIEEPMRSEITPKNILMIGPTGVGKTEIARRLAKLANAPFIKVEATKFTEVGYVGREVDSIIRDLADIGVKMAREQEMAKLADLAEAAAEERILDVLLPPPSDFEEDSRSTVSSATREKLRTKLRSGDMDDREIEIQVSAAPLGVEIMAPPGMEEMSNQLQGLFQNLGQSRTKRRKLRIRDARKLLKDEEAAKRVNDEEMKLRALENVEQNGIVFIDEIDKVAKREGTSGVDVSREGVQRDLLPLVEGSTVSTKHGAVRTDHILFIASGAFHLSKPSDLIPELQGRLPIRVELKALSTDDFVRILTEPDASLTDQYKALLATEGVNLEFTEDGIRRIAEIAWQVNEKTENIGARRLHTVLERLLEDVSYNATELDRVTVTINAAYVDQNMADLAADEDLSRYIL
- the hslV gene encoding ATP-dependent protease subunit HslV, which translates into the protein MENLRGTTILSVRRGDTVVIGGDGQVSLGPTVMKGNARKVRRLYKGRVLAGFAGATADAFTLFERFEGKLEKHQGHLTRAAVEMAKDWRTDRMLRRLEALLCIADSTTSLILSGTGDVIEPEQDIMAIGSGGSFALSAARALVANTELPAREIVEKSLHIAADICVYTNHNLVIEELDAKTD